TTGCGGGATATCGAACCGGCCGAGCCGATCCGACGCTACGAGCGCGAGCATCCTGGCGAGATGATCCATATCGATATCAAGAAGCTCGGTCGTTTCGAGCGCATCGGTCATCGCATTACCGGCAAGCGCACCGGCAATGCCAGCTCGCGCGGCAGCAGTTGGGAGTTCGTCCATGTCTGCATCGACGACGCCTCCCGCATCGCCTTCTCGCAGATCCTGCCCGACGAGAAAAAAGAAAGCGCCATCGCCTTCCTCAAGGCGGCGGTGGCCTACTACGCCAGCCTCGGCGTCACGATAGCCCGCGTCATGACCGACAACGGCTCCTGCTACAGATCAAAGGCCTTCGCCAAGGCCTGCCGCGATCTCGGCCTCAAGCACGTCAGGACAAGACCCTATACACCCAAGACCAATGGCAAGGCCGAGCGCTTCATCCAGACAGCACTGCGCGAATGGGCTTATGCCATCGCTTATCCGACTTCAGATCACCGCGCCGCAGAGTTGCCGGTCTGGCTGCACAGATACAATTGGCACCGTCCCCACGGGAGCCTAAAGTCCAAAACACCTATCAGTCGCCTCGCTCTAACCGAGGACAACCTGTTGAGGCTCCACAGCTAGCGATCCCACCAGTTGAGTTGCTCCAAGTCGGTGTCTAGCTTTCTACATTCTGTGTCCGACGCTGGACAAGAATGTTGCAATCCCGACCAGCAAGTCAGCGCAGGCGCCACCTGTTGCCCAGCAAACGGCAAGGATTATCGAAAGACGAATTCGGCACGGAGCTTGCACCAACGATTGCATGCAAATGCCGACAGCATCTCATGAACGGTCTCTCGATTCTGGCGCGGTTAAATCGCGGCCGGTTCCAGATCATGTCCCGCCCGAAATGGTGAGGGACTTCAGCCTGTTTACGTCGCCCGGCATGTTGCCGACCGCTAACGGGGATCCGCATGCAGCGGTTGCTTGCGTTCATGCCGGGCCTCCGATCTTTTATTCAACCAGCAACACGCGCGACGGTCGGGGTACCTGGGTCATCACTCGCGCGAGCGACCAGCGCCGGGTGCTGCAGGACACCGAAACGTTTTCCAGCCATCGCAGCATCTTCGCCTCTGTGCTCGGCGAGAGCTGGCCGATGATCCCGCTTGAGCTCGATCCGCCATTCCACGGTGTTTTTCGCTCACTGCTCAATCCGCTGCTTTCGCCAAAGCGGGTAATGGCATTGGAGCCGGCTGTCCGGGAACGAGCGATCAAGCTGATCGACAGGATCGCCGCATCAGGCACGAGCTGCGACATCATGAAGGATTTTGCAGTTCCGTTCGCGGTCAATATCTTCCTTCGCTTTATTGGGCTTTCGGACAACGGACTAGAAACATTTGTCGGCTGGGCTAGAGATCTGCTCCACGGCGATAAGGAGCAACGACCACCCGCAGCCCGGACGATCGTGGCCTTCATCGACGAACTTGCCACCGAGCGCCGCAAGGAGCCGGTCGATGATTTCATGACCTTCATCGTGAAGGCAAAGGTCGAGGGTCGTCTGCTCAGTGACGAAGAAGTCCGTGGCATCGGCGTGCTTGTGTTCGTCGCGGGACTCGACACGGTCTCAGCAGCCATATGCTTCGACTTGGCCCATCTCGCGCGCAACCCCAAAGATCAGGAATTGCTACGAAGCGAACCGGACCGGATTGCCGTCGCTGCGGAAGAATTGCTGCGCGCCTATTCGACCATTCAGATGATCCGAGTGGCAACGAAGGATGTCGACTTCAAAGGCGCGCCGATCCGCAAGGGAGACTATGTTTCCTGTGCCACGATGATTGCCAATCGTGACCCGGCGGAATTCGAATGCCCGAATGAGATCGATCTGGCGCGCGAGGACAACCGGCACGCTGCCTTTGGCTATGGTCCCCATCGTTGTCTTGGCTCACACCTTGCCCGGCGGGAGATTGTCATTGGCCTGGAGGAGTGGCTGGCGCGCATCCCAGCCTTTCGGATCAAGACAGGGACTGAACCTATCACCTTCGGCGGCCATGTGTTCGGGATCGAGAATCTGATCCTGGACTGGTCCTGAAGTTTCAGCCAAC
This region of Mesorhizobium sp. M2A.F.Ca.ET.046.03.2.1 genomic DNA includes:
- a CDS encoding IS481 family transposase, coding for MNIHKNARLTPLRREEMALSVIEGAFSKAHAARVYGVSAKIVARWVERYKSEGRAGMIDRSSRPAHMPQATAALIAERIMALRRQRWTGKHIAHEVGVSPATVSRVLKRAGLSRLRDIEPAEPIRRYEREHPGEMIHIDIKKLGRFERIGHRITGKRTGNASSRGSSWEFVHVCIDDASRIAFSQILPDEKKESAIAFLKAAVAYYASLGVTIARVMTDNGSCYRSKAFAKACRDLGLKHVRTRPYTPKTNGKAERFIQTALREWAYAIAYPTSDHRAAELPVWLHRYNWHRPHGSLKSKTPISRLALTEDNLLRLHS
- a CDS encoding cytochrome P450, with protein sequence MVRDFSLFTSPGMLPTANGDPHAAVACVHAGPPIFYSTSNTRDGRGTWVITRASDQRRVLQDTETFSSHRSIFASVLGESWPMIPLELDPPFHGVFRSLLNPLLSPKRVMALEPAVRERAIKLIDRIAASGTSCDIMKDFAVPFAVNIFLRFIGLSDNGLETFVGWARDLLHGDKEQRPPAARTIVAFIDELATERRKEPVDDFMTFIVKAKVEGRLLSDEEVRGIGVLVFVAGLDTVSAAICFDLAHLARNPKDQELLRSEPDRIAVAAEELLRAYSTIQMIRVATKDVDFKGAPIRKGDYVSCATMIANRDPAEFECPNEIDLAREDNRHAAFGYGPHRCLGSHLARREIVIGLEEWLARIPAFRIKTGTEPITFGGHVFGIENLILDWS